Proteins from a genomic interval of Chanodichthys erythropterus isolate Z2021 chromosome 8, ASM2448905v1, whole genome shotgun sequence:
- the LOC137025136 gene encoding zinc finger protein 585A-like, with product MCTYSLYTAEEARMIFKHIHLMALKEESQELNEMEERDKYENHHDLITGVKTFSCSQTENMSQKRAKGHDLTCEQCGKSFNRKGYLNVHMRIHTGEKPYTCPQCGKSFNEKGNLTKHMRIHTGEKPFTCQQCGKSYIHKAQLKKHMNIHTRGKPFTCGQCGKSFTHKGNLTKHMKVHTGEKPYICPQCGKSFTEKGNLKKHINIHTGEIHYLVISVGSVSDIRGRREKKKHLQNVIDIIMDGNSSDLEQLEEEEEEEDDEEWIPQAMHDDGSSDSSDEEDYQVESVVQSSIEVEVPTTQDTFKKQSVKDNAKKKEYRWRKKQFQPPSVDFIASDEEGTEDRCNWTPYMYFKQFLTDEMLQETAEQTNLYSVQKEGKSVNTTAKEIEKVLGMYMHMGLVQMSCVRAYWEMETKLPAVCDVMSRDRFLKLLTLIHFQDNFSVSDDAKKDKLWKLRPWLQNLREQFLCIPPEECHAVDEIMVPFKGKSHLRVYMPAKPHKWGFKMWGRAGQSVFLYDFDVCQGAEHQDREKSEHLKEREIHYIGTIRMNRMANCTMMDEREMKKHGRGSMDFRVNQDNNIIVRWFDNKAVNLISSFVGIEPVENVKRWDRKSKTHIMVPRPAIVEAYNKFMGGVDLLDMLSALYKFSFRSRRWYMYIWWHTVTVAVINAWNLYRRDQKMLDPKMKTMALRRFQALVGTSLTSAGKAKKVGQPLSCPEAAPSAPRKRSSCSVPPDVRRDAMDHFPTWETRQRCKIHVYCEKCKMEFIKEESEELKIEETFRVKHEETEEQTDLMALKEESQELNEVEKKDQYENVITEEKSIGCSQTEKTSRKREIFTCQQCGKRFGRKGRLKFHMRIHTGEKPYTCQQCGKSFTQKGHLMSHMRIHTGEKPFTCQQCGMSFTKKEYLKGHMRIHTGEQPYTCPQCGKSFTQKATFNNHVKIHTGEKPFTCKLCGKSFNRKANLNNHVRTHTGEQPFTCPQCGKSFTYKTTFNAHMRIHTGEQPYTCSQCGRSFRQRATFNVHMRVHTGEKPFTCPLCGKSFTEKVTLNRHMRTHTGEKPYICSLCGKSFTEKGNLKKHMNIHTGEKPYI from the exons ATGTGCACATACTCTCTCTACACTGCGGAAGAAGCGCGGATGATCTTCAAACACATAC ACCTGATGGCACTGAAAGAGGAGAGTCAAGAACTGAATGAAATGGAAGAGAGGGACAAGTATGAGAATCATCATGATCTTATTACTGGAGTAAAGACATTTAGTTGTTCACAGACTGAAAATATGTCACAAAAAAGAGCAAAGGGACATGATCTCACCTGtgaacagtgtggaaaaagtttcaacaGAAAAGGATATCTTAAtgttcacatgagaattcacactggagagaagccttacacctgccctcagtgtggaaagagtttcaatgaaaaaggaaaccttacaaaacacatgagaatacacactggagagaagcctttcacctgccagcagtgtggaaagagttacaTTCATAAAGCGCAACttaaaaaacacatgaacattCACACCAGAgggaagccgttcacatgtggtcagtgtggaaaga GTTTCACTCATAAAGGAAACCTTACAAAACACATgaaagttcacactggagagaaaccttacatatgccctcagtgtggaaagagcttcactgaaaaaggaaaccttaaaaaACACATCAACATTCACACCGGAGAGATCCATTatcttgtgatcagtgtgggaagtgTGTCAGAT ATTAGAGgaagaagagagaaaaaaaagcatcttcaaAATGTAATCGACATAATAATGGATGGCAATTCAAGTGACCTAGAGCAGttagaggaagaggaggaggaggaggatgatgaGGAATGGATTCCTCAGGCCATGCATGATGATGGAAGTTCAGACAGCAGTGATGAGGAAGATTATCAAGTCGAAAGTGTAGTCCAGAGCAGCATAGAAGTTGAGGTCCCAACAACACAGGACACATTCAAAAAGCAGTCGGTGAAGGATAatgcaaaaaagaaagaatacagatggagaaaaaaacaatttcaaCCTCCATCTGTCGATTTCATTGCATCTGATGAGGAAGGGACAGAAGACAGGTGTAACTGGACTCCATACATGTATTTCAAACAGTTTCTCACTGATGAAATGCTACAGGAAACGGCAGAACAAACAAATCTGTACAGCGTACAAAAAGAGGGCAAGTCAGTAAACACAACTGCCAAAGAGATAGAGAAAGTTCTAGGCATGTACATGCATATGGGGTTAGTACAGATGTCCTGTGTGAGAGCATATTGGGAGATGGAGACAAAGCTTCCTGCAGTTTGTGATGTAATGTCTCGAGATCGGTTTCTGAAATTGCTCACACTGATTCACTTTCAGGACAATTTCAGTGTTTCTGATGATGCAAAGAAAGATAAACTGTGGAAGCTTAGGCCATGGTTACAAAACCTGCGAGAACAGTTTCTTTGCATACCTCCTGAAGAATGTCATGCAGTAGATGAAATTATGGTGCCATTCAAGGGAAAATCTCATCTACGTGTCTACATGCCTGCAAAACCACACAAATGGGGTTTCAAGATGTGGGGACGTGCAGGACAAAGTGTCTTTCTTTATGACTTTGATGTTTGTCAAGGTGCAGAACATCAAGACAGAGAAAAATCAGAA CACCTAAAGGAGAGAGAAATCCACTACATTGGCACAATCCGGATGAACAGGATGGCCAACTGCACCATGATGGATGAAAGGGAAATGAAGAAACATGGAAGAGGGTCAATGGACTTCAGAGTGAACCAGGACAACAACATCATTGTAAGATGGTTTGACAACAAAGCAGTGAACCTGATTTCTTCATTTGTGGGTATTGAACCTGTGGAAAATGTGAAACGCTGGGATCGCAAATCCAAAACTCACATAATGGTTCCCAGACCAGCCATCGTTGAAGCATATAACAAGTTCATGGGAGGCGTCGATCTCCTTGATATGCTGTCTGCACTTTACAAATTCAGCTTCAGATCCCGAAGATGGTACATGTACATCTGGTGGCACACTGTTACAGTGGCAGTCATCAATGCGTGGAACCTCTACAGAAGAGACCAGAAGATGCTAGACCCCAAGATGAAAACCATGGCTCTGCGAAGGTTTCAAGCTTTGGTTGGTACTTCACTCACAAGTGCTGGAAAGGCTAAAAAGGTTGGCCAACCACTATCCTGTCCAGAAGCAGCTCCATCAGCACCCCGTAAAAGGTCAAGCTGCAGTGTGCCCCCGGATGTCAGAAGGGATGCCATGGATCATTTTCCAACATGGGAAACCCGACAAAGATGCAAGATACATGTGTACTGTGAGAAGTGTAAG atggagtttattaaagaggagagtgaagaactgaagattgaagaaacattcagagtcaaacatgaagaaactgaggaacaaacag ACCTGATGGCATTGAAAGAGGAGAGTCAAGAACTGAATGAAGTTGAAAAGAAAGACCAGTACGAGAATGTTATTACTGAAGAAAAGTCAATTGGTTGCTCACAGACTGAAAAGACTTCACGAAAAAGAGAAattttcacctgccaacagtgtggaaaacgTTTTGGCAGAAAAGGACGTCTCAAattccacatgagaattcacactggagagaagccttacacctgccaacagtgtggaaagagcttcacTCAAAAAGGACATCTTATGAgccacatgaggatccacactggagagaaacctttcacctgccaacagtgtgggaTGAGTTTCACTAAAAAAGAATATCTTAAAggccacatgagaattcacactggagagcaGCCTTACACATGCCCTCAATGCGGAAAGAGTTTTACACAAAAAGCAACTTTTAATAACCATGtgaaaattcacactggagagaagcctttcacctgcaaactgtgtggaaagagtttcaatcgAAAAGCAAACCTTAATAACCATGTGAGAACTCATACTGGAGAGCAGCCTTTCACATGCCctcaatgtgggaagagttttacatataaaacaacttttaatgcccacatgagaattcatactggagagcaGCCTTACacatgctctcagtgtggaaggAGCTTTAGACAAAGAGCAACTTTTAATgtccacatgagagttcacactggagagaagcctttcacatgccctctgtgtggaaagagtttcactgaAAAAGTAACCCTTAACAGGcacatgagaactcacactggagaaaagccttacataTGCTctctgtgtggaaagagtttcactgaAAAAGGAAACCtgaaaaaacacatgaacattcacaccggagagaagccttacatcTGA